A single Populus alba chromosome 7, ASM523922v2, whole genome shotgun sequence DNA region contains:
- the LOC118049707 gene encoding photosystem II stability/assembly factor HCF136, chloroplastic: MASLTSPTFTTNTRCLQRPQNSHSPSQQPRLSQRPELNRRHFISQTASLSSLPLLSPLILNPQQANAAAEDSLSEWERVYLPIDPGVVLLDIAFVPDDTNHGFLLGTRQTIMETKDGGNTWVQRSIPSAEDEDFNYRFNSISFKGKEGWIVGKPAILLYTADSGETWERIPLSAQLPGDMVYIKATEEKSAEMVTDEGAIYVTSNRGYNWRAAVQESVSATLNRTVSSGISGASYYTGTFNTVNRSPNGNYVAVSSRGNFYLTWEPGQAFWQPHNRAIARRIQNMGWRADGGLWLLVRGGGLYLSKGIGISEEFEEIPVQSRGFGILDVGYRSKEEAWAAGGSGILLRTTNGGKTWTRDKAADNIAANLYSVKFIDDKKGFVLGNDGVLLRYLG; this comes from the exons ATGGCCTCCCTAACTTCTCCAACATTCACAACCAACACACGTTGTCTTCAGAGACCACAGAATTCTCACTCTCCTTCTCAACAACCTCGTTTATCACAAAGACCAGAACTGAACCGCAGGCATTTCATATCTCAAACAGCTTCACTTTCATCACTCCCTTTACTTTCTCCTCTCATTCTTAACCCCCAACAAGCCAATGCTGCAGCTGAAGATTCTCTTTCCGAATGGGAAAGAGTTTACCTTCCCATTGATCCTGGTGTTGTGCTCCTTGACATTGCCTTTGTTCCTGATGACACGAACCATG GTTTCTTGTTGGGGACAAGGCAGACAATCATGGAAACTAAAGATGGTGGAAATACTTGGGTCCAGCGATCAATACCTTCGGCAGAAGATGAGGATTTTAACTATAGGTTTAATTCGATTAGTTTTAAGGGGAAGGAAGGATGGATTGTTGGAAAGCCTGCAATTCTGCTGTACACTGCAGATTCCGGAGAAACATGGGAGAGAATACCATTAAGTGCTCAACTCCCTGGTGATATG GTCTATATAAAGGCAACTGAAGAAAAGAGTGCGGAGATGGTAACAGACGAAGGTGCAATATATGTCACATCAAATAGGGGTTATAACTGGAGGGCTGCAGTTCAGGAGTCTGTTTCGGCAACTCTTAACAG AACAGTTTCTAGTGGTATTAGTGGTGCAAGTTACTATACAGGGACTTTTAATACTGTGAATCGCTCTCCAAATGGAAACTATGTTGCCGTCTCAAGCCGTGGTAACTTCTATCTGACGTGGGAGCCTGGTCAG GCATTCTGGCAGCCGCATAACAGAGCAATTGCAAGAAGAATTCAAAACATGGGATGGAGGGCGGATGGTGGGCTCTGGCTTCTTGTTCGTGGAGGGGGGCTTTATCTTAGCAAAGGCATTGGG ATATCAGAGGAGTTTGAAGAAATTCCAGTGCAAAGTAGGGGGTTTGGCATTCTTGATGTAGGGTACCGTTCAAAG GAAGAGGCTTGGGCAGCAGGGGGCAGTGGGATTCTGTTGAGAACTACCAATGGTGGCAAGACATGGACCCGTGACAAAGCAGCTGATAATATCGCTGCAAATCTTTACTCGGTGAA GTTTATCGATGACAAGAAGGGATTTGTTCTGGGAAATGATGGAGTCCTGCTTCGGTATCTTGGATGA
- the LOC118049708 gene encoding mitochondrial ATP-independent inner membrane protease subunit 1a, whose amino-acid sequence MSLRNLNEWTIIAKEAFNGSFLVAKALCFLHVTKTYVFTVASLYGPSMLPTFNISGDLALAEKISHKLGKVGAGDIVLVTSPVEPRKIVTKRVIGVEGDSVTYVVDPQNSDRTETIVVPKGHIWVEGDNIYKSKDSRNFGAVSYGLLQGKMFWKIWPPKDFGPLGKKEQNS is encoded by the exons atgagcctGAGAAATCTAAATGAATGGACCATTATTGCAAAAGAAGCGTTCAACGGATCCTTCTTAGTAGCCAAAGCTCTTTGCTTTCTCCATGTCACCAAAACCTATGTCTTCACTGTTGCTTCT CTCTATGGACCAAGTATGCTCCCTACCTTTAACATTAGTGGTGATTTGGCATTGGCTGAGAAGATTTCACACAAGCTTGGCAAAGTGGGTGCTGGAGATATTGTTCTTGTTACATCACCCGTGGAGCCAAGAAAAATTGTGACTAAAAGAGTAATAGGTGTTGAGGGTGATTCTGTTACTTATGTTGTTGATCCCCAAAACAGTGATAGAACTGAGACTATTGTG GTTCCCAAGGGCCATATTTGGGTAGAGGGAGATAACATATATAAAAGCAAGGATTCGAGAAACTTCGGGGCAGTTTCGTATGGCCTTCTTCAAGGGAAAATGTTTTGGAAG ATATGGCCACCCAAAGATTTTGGACCACTTGGGAAAAAAGAGCAAAACAGCTGA